A stretch of the Argentina anserina chromosome 6, drPotAnse1.1, whole genome shotgun sequence genome encodes the following:
- the LOC126801073 gene encoding probable WRKY transcription factor 3 has translation MAAKHQDSISAPQPQRPVITLPPRPSAEALFGGGSGASPGPMTLVSSFFSDSPYDSDFRSFSQLLAGAMGSPLAQVRPIMFGQSQNPAGKEGGGSENGGEKSSGFKQSRPMNLMVTHSPLFTVPPGLSPSGLLNSPAGFFAPPSPFGISHQQALAHVTALAQSNLQMQAEYQSSLVAAPTEYQPSNPSAVPNEASQQQTTPSTSELGSSLVQSIEASQSERNYSSSHVTDKPADDRYNWRKYGQKQVKGSEYPRSYYKCTHLNCPVKKKVERSPAGEITEIIYKGQHNHEPPQPNKRTKDGGGQNGHTDSQPKLENGSQEAMPERGYEQTQAAPVQLPSDNEDLGDVETREEGNFDEPNPKRRNIDGVAAEVAMPHKTVTEPKIIVQTRSEVDLLDDGYRWRKYGQKVVKGNPHPRSYYKCTYAGCNVRKHVERAANDPKAVITTYEGKHNHDVPAARNSSHNIANNASQFKAPTVVAAEKHPLLKGREFSNNDQRPVLLQLKEEQIAV, from the exons ATGGCGGCTAAGCACCAAGACTCGATTTCAGCACCGCAGCCTCAGCGGCCGGTAATAACACTCCCTCCGAGGCCTTCCGCGGAGGCCCTCTTCGGCGGTGGATCTGGAGCCAGCCCTGGCCCGATGACTCTGGTCTCAAGCTTCTTCTCTGATTCACCGTACGACTCAGACTTCAGGTCCTTCTCTCAGCTTCTTGCTGGAGCTATGGGGTCGCCTTTGGCGCAAGTCAGGCCTATTATGTTTGGACAGAGCCAAAACCCAGCTGGGAAAGAAGGTGGTGGGTCTGAAAATGGAGGGGAGAAGAGTTCTGGGTTTAAGCAGAGTAGGCCTATGAATTTGATGGTGACTCACTCGCCATTGTTTACTGTCCCACCAGGGTTGAGCCCTTCAGGATTGCTCAACTCGCCTGCCGGGTTCTTTGCACCTCCG AGCCCATTTGGAATATCACACCAGCAGGCCTTGGCACATGTCACTGCACTAGCTCAGTCTAATCTGCAGATGCAAGCTGAATATCAATCTTCTTTAGTAGCTGCTCCCACAGAATATCAGCCAAGTAATCCCTCTGCAGTCCCTAACGAAGCTTCTCAACAACAGACAACACCCTCAACATCTGAACTTGGAAGTTCCTTGGTGCAATCAATAGAGGCCTCTCAGTCCGAGAGAAATTATTCATCATCCCATGTCACTGATAAACCCGCAGATGATCGTTATAATTGGCGAAAATATGGACAGAAGCAGGTTAAAGGCAGTGAATATCCGAGAAGCTACTATAAATGCACACATCTGAACTGCCCTGTCAAAAAGAAAGTTGAGCGTTCTCCTGCTGGTGAAATAACTGAGATTATATACAAAGGGCAACATAACCATGAGCCACCTCAACCGAATAAACGTACAAAAGATGGAGGTGGTCAGAATGGACATACGGATTCTCAGCCTAAGCTTGAAAATGGTTCACAGGAAGCTATGCCTGAGAGGGGATATGAGCAAACTCAAGCTGCTCCTGTGCAGTTACCAAGTGACAATGAAGACTTAGGTGATGTGGAAACCAGGGAAGAAGGGAATTTTGATGAACCTAATCCAAAGAGAAG GAACATTGATGGTGTCGCAGCCGAGGTAGCTATGCCTCACAAGACGGTGACAGAACCTAAAATTATTGTGCAAACAAGGAGTGAAGTTGATCTTCTTGATGATGGTTATAGATGGAGAAAGTATGGACAAAAAGTAGTCAAAGGGAATCCTCATCCAAG AAGTTATTACAAGTGCACATATGCTGGATGCAATGTGCGGAAGCATGTTGAGAGAGCTGCCAATGACCCCAAAGCTGTCATAACCACGTATGAAGGCAAACACAACCATGATGTTCCAGCAGCTAGAAATAGCAGCCACAATATAGCCAATAACGCCTCGCAGTTTAAAGCACCCACAGTTGTGGCAGCCGAGAAGCATCCCCTACTTAAAGGGAGAGAATTTAGCAACAATGACCAGAGACCAGTACTTCTTCAGCTTAAAGAAGAGCAAATTGCTGTGTAA
- the LOC126799768 gene encoding uncharacterized protein LOC126799768: MASTYSCYSLSLPPIPNSPNLKKTQLFPTRHYTPNMFSSSISKPWIHGIRATNSSAPSTAVEEALKASQEAMSIENLQSFVKLNLGKWNGSFFQFDALGNLLHKVNTKLSAGSYGEDELLSLIQTLYIKQAASSGYEDEEEWAEYKIKETNMFTVDKYQQIGFFPNERAFSLRYQTAGMLETVLRQGVLGEDDTGEESPKNLKLPSRKPSIVCESCLYSLEKDMRIRAFHIMDPKGISEMLLIFLEERGDGVLPPSINNTVESTDRILPFLGKWKGHSITKRSGVYGSTMAESDTVASLEIDDNGQIIQDITSTSAAGDVTTNVPWTGIKSDNLVTFEGGYQMILLPGGMYMGCPCDVGKNVAESVSFHLEFGWVESPGKRQRLVRTYDVEGLAVSTTYIYETKI; this comes from the exons ATGGCTTCCACTTACAGCTGCTATTCACTCTCACTCCCTCCAATACCCAACTCACCAAACCTTAAAAAAACCCAACTCTTTCCCACAAGGCATTACACCCCAAACATGTTTTCCTCCTCCATTTCCAAACCTTGGATCCACGGAATCCGAGCTACCAACTCATCGGCACCTTCTACGGCGGTTGAAGAAGCTCTCAAGGCTAGCCAGGAAGCAATGAGCATTGAGAATCTTCAGAGCTTCGTCAAACTCAACTTGGGCAAGTGGAATGGCTCCTTCTTT CAATTTGATGCTTTGGGGAATCTGTTGCACAAAGTGAATACCAAGCTTTCAGCTGGTTCTTATGGAGAAGATGAACTCCTCAGTCTTATTCAAAC ATTATATATCAAACAAGCCGCATCAAGTGGATACGAAGATGAGGAAGAATGGGCAGAATACAAAATCAAGGAAACCAACATGTTTACTGTGGATAAATATCAACAG ATTGGCTTCTTCCCCAATGAGAGAGCCTTTTCCCTAAGGTACCAGACGGCTGGCATGTTGGAAACTGTGTTAAGACAAGGGGTTCTTGGGGAAGATGACACTGGTGAAGAATCACCAAA AAATCTAAAGCTTCCCTCCCGTAAGCCTTCTattgtatgtgaaagttgtctGTATTCACTAGAGAAAGATATGCGAATACGAGCGTTCCATATCATGGACCCAAAAGGTATTAGCGAGATGCTTCTCATCTTCCTTGAGGAAAGAGGTGATGGAGTGCTTCCTCCTTCCATCAATAATACTGTT GAAAGCACAGATAGGATTTTGCCATTTCTTGGCAAGTGGAAAGGTCATTCTATAACAAAACGAAGTGGTGTTTATGGATCAACAATGGCTGAATCTGATACTGTAGCGTCACTTGAAATAGATGATAACGGCCAAATTATTCAG GACATTACTTCCACTTCCGCTGCTGGTGATGTTACCACTAACGTGCCGTGGACAGGCATCAAGTCAGACAATTTGGTTACATTTGAAGGAGGTTACCAGATGATACTATTGCCCGGTGGCATGTACATGGGATGTCCGTGTGATGTAGGCAAGAATGTTGCGGAATCCGTATCATTCCATCTGGAGTTTGGTTGGGTTGAGTCCCCTGGCAAGAGACAAAGACTAGTTCGCACTTATGATGTTGAAGGTTTGGCTGTCTCTACGACTTACATTTATGAGACAAAAATTTGA
- the LOC126799199 gene encoding lamin-like protein → MEVVRRGFGFGSGSALAAVVVLALVLVMVPETSATRFTVGGNKGWTTNVNYTIWAQDRHFYNGDWLYFVYDRNQQDILEVNKTNYELCNSDHPLHNYTTGAGRDVVPLNVTRHYYFLSSKGFCYSGMKMAIKVVNPPPPPKAAPATSKGGAPLSPVFRSQFVLPAIFAIGAVWDAFLRFC, encoded by the exons ATGGAGGTGGTTAGAAGAGGGTTTGGCTTTGGGTCTGGTTCAGCTTTGGCGGCTGTGGTGGTCTTGGCCTTGGTTTTGGTCATGGTTCCAGAAACCTCAGCTACTCGTTTTACTGTGGGAGGTAACAAGGGCTGGACTACCAATGTTAACTACACTATTTGGGCTCAAGACCGGCACTTCTACAATGGAGATTGGCTTT ATTTTGTGTATGATAGGAACCAGCAGGATATCCTAGAGGTGAACAAGACAAACTATGAGTTATGCAATTCAGATCATCCACTGCACAATTATACTACTGGAGCTGGAAGAGATGTGGTTCCACTAAATGTGACTAGACACTACTATTTCTTGAGTAGCAAGGGCTTCTGCTACAGTGGTATGAAGATGGCTATCAAGGTGGTAAACCCACCCCCACCTCCCAAAGCTGCCCCGGCGACAAGCAAGGGCGGTGCTCCGTTATCGCCTGTATTTAGATCTCAATTTGTGTTGCCAGCCATTTTTGCCATTGGGGCAGTTTGGGATGCATTTCTTAGGTTCTGCTAG
- the LOC126800218 gene encoding lamin-like protein produces MRIRMMTVTVVVVVAFLLPGAMAKLYKVGDEQGWSPNVNYTEWSADKEVNVGEWLIFNFDKRYYNVLEVNKTSFDSCNDQVFITNITRGGRDVFELKEARPYYFLSSGGYCYHGMKLALVVQEQPPLAPALAPANNAYPSSLTSCGQISILSLILASIALMTNFS; encoded by the exons ATGAGAATTAGAATGATGACGGTGACGGTGGTAGTGGTGGTGGCTTTTCTACTGCCGGGTGCGATGGCCAAGCTGTATAAAGTGGGAGACGAACAGGGATGGAGCCCGAACGTGAATTACACTGAATGGTCCGCGGATAAAGAAGTTAACGTCGGTGAATGGCTGA TATTTAATTTCGACAAGAGGTACTACAATGTGCTGGAGGTGAATAAGACTAGCTTCGACAGCTGCAATGACCAAGTATTCATAACCAATATCACCCGTGGCGGGCGAGATGTGTTTGAACTGAAAGAGGCTAGGCCGTACTACTTCCTCTCAAGCGGAGGCTACTGCTACCATGGAATGAAACTTGCTCTTGTTGTCCAAGAACAGCCGCCGCTTGCTCCGGCACTGGCTCCCGCCAATAATGCTTATCCCAGTTCATTAACCTCCTGCGGTCAGATCTCCATTCTGTCCCTGATTTTGGCTTCCATTGCTTTGATGACAAACTTTAGTTAG
- the LOC126799908 gene encoding cell division topological specificity factor homolog, chloroplastic-like has product MAVSRDFGISAALGSCPFKHRLGSSFQPPKVNFKGCYGGIVGNTWEMSRMTQSSCLNTEGYKSNCHYNQSLGIAEDSEFNVELVSLETEGFLLDAINMSFFKRLNLAWKIMFPSPLTRRSSNARIAKQRLQMILLSDRCAVTDGAKQKIVSNIVSTLSDFVEIDSEDKVQLSVSSDSEMGTVYSVTVPVRRVKLEHQAVDELNVMTNAETAEYKDTRISSDSADVTFDFHLPNKS; this is encoded by the exons ATGGCGGTTTCTAGGGACTTTGGCATCTCCGCAGCATTGGGTTCTTGTCCTTTTAAGCACCGTCTGGGAAGCTCGTTCCAACCTCCTAAG GTAAACTTTAAGGGTTGTTATGGTGGAATTGTCGGTAACACATGGGAGATGAGTCGGATGACACAATCATCGTGCTTAAATACGGAAGGATACAAGTCTAACTGCCACTATAACCAGTCGTTGGGGATCGCAGAAGACAGTGAATTTAATGTTGAACTTGTAAGCCTAGAAACAGAAGGGTTTCTCCTTGACGCTATCAACATGAGCTTCTTCAAGCGTTTGAACTTGGCATGGAAGATAATGTTCCCTTCACCATTGACTAGAAGAAGTTCCAATGCAAGGATTGCCAAGCAACGGTTACAAATGATCCTGTTATCTGATCGATGTGCAGTAACCGATGGTGCAAAGCAGAAGATTGTGAGCAACATTGTGAGCACTCTATCTGATTTTGTGGAGATAGACTCAGAGGACAAAGTCCAGCTTAGCGTCTCATCAGATTCAGAAATGGGTACTGTGTACTCTGTTACAGTTCCTGTTCGGCGCGTGAAGCTTGAACATCAAGCTGTGGATGAGCTCAATGTCATGACAAATGCTGAGACAGCTGAGTACAAGGACACCAGGATATCATCAGATTCTGCTGATGTTACCTTTGATTTCCACCTCCCTAACAAGTCTTAG